The Hymenobacter sp. 5317J-9 genome has a window encoding:
- a CDS encoding AAA family ATPase codes for MKIISVRFANLNSLPGPFLIRFDETPLADTGLFAITGPTGAGKSTLLDAISVGLYGRVPRHDRQVGEMVSRHAKDAFSEVEFEVHETDPDTGQVDRVRYRSRWEVKRKVRGEDKGSLNADAMSLVLSPSNVAVVSGKEAVPKRVGELSGLDFGQFEQSVLLSQGKFARFLHAPEKERSALLEKMTNVGIYSRLSVAAFEKAKEEELKTKLLRAKLDATRLLSEEERAELERQLDELHQQAEQHYEEQQDLNLCLTWRTILDQLDRQLLETSREAERLRLADEALQPEFARLDGHLRAAAVDKPLELAEAAEKEVATDEKQLLELQAALPHLVLAAEKAATAHTAATAAHAQAQAEEDRLRPLLSQAQQQDAAIAAARHQLQVQRDAHAQSQREHQKTADDLSQEAQEIEALQGQNTTLDHWLIEHSAEVDLKNQVLALDREIIDLVGAQKEMAARDARRAELRKNQEQTAADLRQQEALETEAKVRKQAIEEEGKPCRTERDGLLRGTTAADLAQRADDLTARQQALQLLLPKAEAAHEHRARAETLAAQIDQETPALTAAEATARHLEARRTDGQHLLESYRRELRTQQALADLNQHRQHLQPGQPCPLCGALEHAFTADFAAEADEQEQRVAQQQLALARLDDELRHATTALARCQTEQQQRQKLRAEALAAADLARQQATALAAALTPAPPSPPPPPPCATCWKQLPANRRPPWPPAAGWRSWTSSWPSCASNT; via the coding sequence ATGAAAATTATCAGCGTCCGTTTCGCTAACCTTAACTCGCTGCCCGGTCCGTTTCTGATTCGCTTCGACGAGACGCCGCTGGCCGACACGGGGCTATTTGCCATCACGGGGCCCACAGGGGCGGGCAAAAGCACCTTGCTCGACGCTATTTCGGTGGGCCTCTACGGCCGGGTGCCGCGCCACGACCGCCAGGTGGGCGAAATGGTGAGCCGCCACGCCAAGGACGCGTTTTCGGAGGTAGAATTTGAGGTGCACGAAACCGACCCCGACACCGGCCAGGTGGACCGGGTGCGCTACCGCTCGCGCTGGGAAGTGAAGCGCAAAGTGCGCGGCGAAGACAAAGGCAGCCTCAACGCCGACGCCATGTCGCTGGTGCTCAGCCCGTCGAACGTGGCCGTGGTAAGCGGGAAAGAAGCCGTGCCGAAACGGGTGGGCGAGCTGTCGGGCCTCGATTTTGGGCAGTTTGAGCAGTCGGTGCTGCTGAGCCAGGGCAAGTTTGCGCGCTTTCTGCACGCGCCGGAAAAAGAGCGCAGCGCCCTGCTCGAAAAGATGACCAACGTGGGTATCTACTCGCGGCTGTCGGTGGCGGCGTTCGAGAAGGCCAAGGAAGAAGAACTGAAAACCAAGCTGCTGCGCGCCAAGCTGGACGCTACCCGGTTGCTGTCGGAAGAAGAGCGCGCCGAGCTGGAACGGCAGCTGGACGAGCTGCATCAGCAAGCCGAGCAGCATTACGAAGAGCAGCAGGACCTGAACCTGTGCCTGACTTGGCGCACCATCCTCGACCAGCTCGACCGGCAGCTGCTGGAAACCTCCCGCGAAGCCGAGCGCCTGCGCCTGGCCGACGAAGCCCTCCAACCCGAATTTGCCCGCCTGGACGGCCACCTCCGCGCCGCCGCCGTCGACAAACCCCTGGAACTGGCCGAAGCCGCCGAAAAAGAAGTAGCCACCGATGAAAAGCAGTTGCTCGAGCTGCAAGCAGCCCTTCCTCACTTAGTACTGGCCGCCGAAAAGGCCGCCACGGCGCACACCGCCGCCACGGCGGCCCACGCACAGGCGCAGGCCGAAGAAGACCGGCTGCGCCCGCTGCTCAGCCAGGCCCAGCAGCAGGATGCCGCCATAGCCGCCGCCCGGCACCAGCTGCAGGTGCAGCGCGATGCGCACGCGCAAAGCCAACGGGAACACCAGAAAACGGCCGACGACCTCAGCCAGGAGGCGCAGGAAATTGAAGCCCTGCAAGGCCAGAATACGACGCTGGACCACTGGCTCATCGAGCACAGCGCCGAAGTTGACCTCAAAAACCAGGTGCTGGCGCTGGACCGCGAAATCATTGACCTGGTGGGCGCGCAAAAGGAAATGGCCGCCCGCGACGCCCGCCGCGCCGAGCTGCGCAAAAACCAGGAGCAAACGGCCGCCGACCTCCGCCAGCAGGAAGCCCTCGAAACCGAGGCCAAAGTCCGCAAGCAAGCCATCGAGGAAGAGGGCAAGCCCTGCCGCACCGAGCGCGACGGCCTGTTGCGGGGCACCACGGCGGCCGACCTGGCCCAACGCGCCGACGACCTTACCGCTCGCCAGCAAGCGCTGCAACTGCTGCTGCCCAAAGCCGAAGCGGCCCACGAGCACCGTGCCCGCGCCGAAACGCTGGCCGCCCAGATTGACCAGGAAACGCCGGCCCTGACCGCCGCCGAAGCCACCGCCCGCCACCTCGAAGCCCGCCGGACCGATGGCCAGCACCTGCTGGAAAGCTACCGCCGCGAGCTGCGCACCCAGCAGGCCCTGGCCGACCTGAACCAGCACCGCCAGCACCTGCAGCCGGGCCAGCCCTGCCCGCTGTGCGGCGCTTTGGAACACGCCTTCACCGCCGATTTTGCCGCCGAAGCCGATGAACAGGAGCAGCGGGTGGCGCAGCAGCAGCTGGCACTGGCCAGGCTCGATGACGAACTGCGCCACGCCACCACCGCCCTCGCCCGCTGCCAAACCGAGCAGCAGCAGCGCCAGAAGCTGCGGGCCGAAGCCCTGGCCGCGGCCGACTTGGCTCGGCAGCAGGCCACGGCGCTGGCGGCCGCCCTCACGCCTGCCCCCCCCAGCCCACCGCCCCCACCGCCGTGCGCGACCTGCTGGAAGCAGCTACCCGCGAACAGGCGGCCGCCGTGGCCGCCCGCCGCCGGGTGGCGGAGCTGGACGAGCAGCTGGCCAAGCTGCGCGAGCAATACCTAA
- a CDS encoding SbcC/MukB-like Walker B domain-containing protein, with amino-acid sequence MRDLLEAATREQAAAVAARRRVAELDEQLAKLREQYLKEGEAATAAQREIPRLLERQQTTDADLTKLAEEMLHWQEQTDIFQRTIQDFLAPHRLALPARPPYDGILATLRERADHYEAQVARLNELGKMLLEKTSQHKARAAALAQQATQLAAAAAALETEQQAIDEQQVARQAFYAGPNPAAEAEQLRQATQRLADAAQRAQTQLADQQKTLEIQLNRQRDLRAQLATHRATHAQRLTELDAALATTGIATPAEARALLLPAAEAERLQQRRQDHLTARAATARRLEDLSAEQLRHAEAGLTPHIAAELTAQLNALSAADDTLQQKLGAVSNQLKQDDDARQLQADGLRELERRQKEEQRWQDLSEQIGSARGDKFSQFAQGLTLTHLARLANLRLRQLTGRYTILKTPNKNLELQIIDHDQADTVRPMASLSGGESFLVSLALALGLSELAGHKARIESLFIDEGFGTLDPDALNTALDALERLQHSGKMIGVISHVSDLKDRIGTQIRVRPGAGGNSTVHLVGILGHETSCAVPAQRPEPVAS; translated from the coding sequence GTGCGCGACCTGCTGGAAGCAGCTACCCGCGAACAGGCGGCCGCCGTGGCCGCCCGCCGCCGGGTGGCGGAGCTGGACGAGCAGCTGGCCAAGCTGCGCGAGCAATACCTAAAAGAAGGCGAGGCGGCCACGGCGGCCCAGCGCGAAATTCCCCGCCTGCTGGAACGCCAGCAAACCACCGATGCGGACCTGACCAAGCTGGCCGAGGAAATGCTGCATTGGCAGGAGCAGACCGACATTTTCCAGCGCACCATTCAGGATTTTCTGGCGCCGCACCGGCTGGCGCTGCCCGCCCGGCCGCCCTACGACGGCATCCTGGCTACGCTGCGCGAGCGGGCCGACCACTACGAGGCTCAGGTAGCGAGACTGAATGAGCTGGGCAAAATGCTGTTGGAAAAAACCAGCCAGCACAAAGCCCGCGCCGCAGCACTGGCCCAGCAGGCAACCCAACTCGCCGCCGCCGCCGCGGCACTGGAAACGGAGCAGCAGGCCATTGATGAGCAGCAGGTCGCCCGTCAGGCCTTCTATGCCGGCCCCAATCCTGCGGCCGAAGCCGAACAGCTTCGCCAAGCCACCCAGCGCTTGGCCGACGCGGCCCAGCGCGCCCAAACGCAGCTGGCAGACCAGCAAAAAACGCTGGAAATTCAGCTGAACCGGCAGCGCGACCTGCGCGCGCAACTGGCCACGCACCGGGCTACCCACGCCCAGCGCCTCACAGAGCTGGATGCAGCCCTGGCCACTACCGGCATTGCTACCCCCGCCGAAGCGCGCGCGCTGCTCCTGCCCGCGGCCGAAGCCGAGCGCCTGCAACAACGCCGCCAGGACCACCTCACGGCCAGGGCCGCCACGGCCCGCCGCCTCGAAGACCTCAGTGCCGAGCAGCTGCGCCACGCCGAAGCGGGCCTGACGCCCCACATCGCCGCCGAGCTGACCGCCCAGCTCAACGCGCTATCGGCCGCCGACGACACGCTGCAGCAGAAGCTGGGCGCCGTAAGCAACCAGCTCAAGCAGGACGACGACGCCCGCCAGCTGCAGGCCGATGGCCTGCGCGAGCTGGAGCGGCGCCAGAAGGAAGAGCAGCGCTGGCAGGACCTGAGCGAGCAAATCGGCTCGGCGCGGGGCGACAAGTTCAGCCAGTTTGCGCAGGGACTCACGCTCACGCACCTGGCCCGGCTGGCCAACCTGCGCCTGCGCCAGCTCACGGGCCGCTACACCATCCTTAAAACGCCCAACAAGAACCTGGAGCTGCAAATCATCGACCACGACCAGGCCGACACCGTGCGCCCCATGGCCTCGCTTTCGGGCGGCGAAAGCTTTTTGGTGAGCCTGGCCCTGGCGCTGGGCCTGAGCGAGCTGGCCGGCCACAAGGCCCGCATCGAGTCGCTGTTTATCGACGAAGGCTTCGGTACGCTCGACCCCGATGCCCTGAACACGGCCCTCGATGCGCTGGAACGCCTGCAGCACTCGGGCAAGATGATTGGCGTCATTTCCCACGTGTCCGACCTCAAGGACCGGATTGGTACCCAGATTCGGGTGCGGCCGGGCGCTGGTGGCAACAGCACGGTGCACCTGGTGGGCATACTGGGCCACGAAACCAGCTGCGCCGTGCCCGCCCAGCGCCCTGAGCCGGTGGCCAGCTAG
- a CDS encoding HNH endonuclease — translation MARRRLRPTQGPPLSNVSEAETRCGLCEREVQATSRHHLVPREEGGRYGPTVELCQPCHSSVHRFLSNRELARLYPTVEALRAAEGLQTYLRWIKRQRVERITNRRARR, via the coding sequence ATGGCCAGACGGCGCTTGCGGCCCACCCAAGGGCCTCCCTTATCTAATGTATCCGAGGCCGAAACCCGCTGCGGCCTCTGCGAGCGCGAGGTGCAGGCCACCTCCCGCCACCACCTGGTGCCCCGCGAGGAGGGCGGCCGCTACGGCCCCACCGTCGAGCTATGCCAGCCCTGCCACAGCAGCGTGCACCGCTTCCTGAGCAACCGCGAGCTGGCCCGCTTATATCCCACCGTGGAGGCCCTGCGCGCCGCCGAGGGCCTGCAAACCTACCTGCGCTGGATAAAGCGCCAGCGCGTGGAGCGCATCACCAACCGGCGCGCCCGGCGCTAG
- the trxA gene encoding thioredoxin — translation MPRKSFPELINSPGMPVLVDFYATWCGPCKTMAPILEQVAAQHGGKLRVIKIDVDRNPAVAQQYRVQSIPTLILFHQGQPVWRQAGVVPAAQIGQALQPFVGK, via the coding sequence ATGCCCCGCAAATCCTTCCCCGAACTCATCAACAGCCCCGGCATGCCGGTACTGGTCGATTTTTACGCCACCTGGTGCGGGCCCTGCAAAACCATGGCGCCCATTCTGGAGCAGGTGGCGGCCCAGCACGGCGGCAAGCTGCGCGTCATCAAAATCGACGTGGACCGCAACCCCGCCGTGGCCCAGCAATACCGCGTGCAGAGCATTCCCACGCTGATACTATTCCACCAGGGACAGCCGGTGTGGCGGCAGGCGGGCGTGGTGCCGGCGGCCCAGATTGGGCAGGCCCTGCAGCCTTTCGTGGGGAAATAA
- a CDS encoding TonB-dependent receptor, translating to MLIGWGAQRAEAQGASRFTLSGTVRGARGEALPGASVAVPQLSTGTAADSLGRFTLTLPGGRHQLVVTSIGYQQITRDLNLTHNQRLSFALEESGNELGEVVVQGAATLEEKLKTTQMGVEHLSVREAKLLPALFGEVDILKTLQLKPGVQSGGEGTSGLFVRGGSADQNLFLVDNAVVYNPNHLFGLFSVFNSDAVQSVDLYKSGFPAQFGGRLSSVVDVKLREGDRQHYVATGGIGLISSRLTYEGPINKGKGSFIVSGRRTYFDIFTRALNKANEGKEDYSPIPDYYFYDMNAKANYTLGDKDQVFFTGYLGRDVFGFSSSGGFNFNFNWGNTIGTLRWNHVFSPRLFVNTSVAVSDYQYSLTNRLDQFSFSLGSNIRDYTARTDFEYTPTDKHLFKAGATFTQHRFGVGRLDANSGDGRVNFGSDVNYYGAEGALYASDNYKASDKLQLEGGLRLTGFRSGSDQYGGLEPRASARYALNDRTSFKANYALMYQYVHLVTNSGATLPTDIWYPSRLSVKPQRSQQVSGGASFLLGDGKYLLTNEVYYKWGQNQVDFKDGAQLFVNPELDAEFIFGKSWAYGNEIYLEKKTGKTTGWIGYTLAWSWRNFQPQRGTTGINNGEDFHPSYDRRHNLTVVVLHQLNPRINLTASFVYTSGNLTTLPLGRFGVQDIPGSSVGIDPRPVPIYPNRNTYQLIPYHRLDLGMVYKIGARLNQDLTLSIYNAYNRRNAYFVFFETVRDKASGRTTGFAAKQVSLFPVIPSLTYNFRF from the coding sequence TTGCTGATTGGATGGGGGGCGCAGCGGGCTGAGGCACAGGGTGCCAGCCGCTTCACGCTGAGCGGCACCGTGCGCGGCGCCCGCGGCGAGGCCCTGCCCGGCGCCAGCGTGGCCGTGCCCCAGCTCAGCACCGGCACCGCCGCCGATTCCCTGGGCCGCTTCACGCTGACGCTGCCCGGCGGCCGCCACCAGCTGGTGGTAACCTCCATTGGCTACCAGCAAATTACCCGCGACCTGAACCTGACCCACAACCAGCGCCTCAGCTTTGCGCTGGAGGAGAGCGGCAACGAGCTGGGCGAAGTGGTGGTGCAAGGCGCCGCGACACTGGAAGAAAAGCTGAAAACCACCCAGATGGGCGTGGAGCACCTCAGCGTGCGCGAGGCCAAGCTGCTGCCGGCCCTGTTCGGCGAGGTCGACATTCTTAAAACCCTGCAACTCAAGCCCGGCGTGCAGAGCGGTGGCGAGGGCACGAGCGGCCTGTTTGTGCGCGGCGGCTCGGCCGACCAGAACCTGTTTTTGGTGGACAACGCGGTGGTGTACAACCCCAACCACTTGTTCGGCCTGTTTTCGGTGTTCAATTCCGACGCCGTGCAGAGCGTGGACCTGTATAAATCGGGCTTTCCGGCCCAGTTTGGGGGGCGCCTGTCGTCGGTGGTGGACGTGAAGCTGCGCGAAGGCGACCGGCAGCACTACGTGGCCACGGGCGGCATCGGGCTGATTTCGTCGCGCCTCACCTACGAGGGGCCCATCAACAAGGGCAAGGGCTCGTTCATCGTGAGCGGCCGCCGCACCTACTTCGACATTTTTACGCGGGCCCTCAACAAGGCCAACGAGGGCAAGGAGGACTACAGCCCCATCCCCGACTACTATTTCTACGACATGAACGCCAAGGCGAACTACACGCTGGGCGACAAGGACCAGGTGTTTTTCACGGGCTACCTGGGCCGCGACGTGTTCGGGTTTAGCAGTTCGGGCGGCTTCAATTTCAATTTTAACTGGGGCAACACCATCGGCACGCTGCGCTGGAACCACGTGTTTTCGCCCCGGCTGTTCGTGAACACTTCGGTGGCCGTGTCGGACTATCAATACAGCCTTACCAACCGGCTCGACCAGTTTTCCTTCAGCCTGGGCTCCAACATCCGCGACTACACGGCCCGTACCGATTTCGAGTACACGCCCACCGACAAGCACCTCTTCAAAGCCGGCGCCACTTTTACGCAGCACCGCTTCGGCGTGGGCCGCCTCGACGCCAACTCCGGCGACGGCCGCGTGAACTTCGGCTCCGACGTGAACTACTACGGGGCCGAGGGTGCCCTCTACGCCTCCGACAACTACAAAGCCTCCGACAAGCTGCAGCTGGAAGGCGGCCTGCGCCTCACCGGCTTCCGCAGCGGCTCGGACCAGTACGGCGGCCTCGAGCCCCGCGCCTCGGCCCGCTACGCCCTCAACGACCGCACCTCCTTCAAGGCCAACTACGCCCTGATGTACCAGTACGTGCACTTGGTCACGAACTCGGGCGCCACCCTGCCCACCGACATCTGGTACCCCTCGCGCCTGAGCGTGAAGCCGCAGCGCTCGCAGCAAGTGAGCGGCGGCGCCAGCTTCCTGCTGGGCGATGGCAAGTACCTGCTCACCAACGAAGTGTACTACAAGTGGGGCCAAAACCAGGTCGATTTCAAAGACGGCGCGCAGCTGTTCGTGAACCCGGAGCTGGACGCCGAATTCATTTTCGGCAAAAGCTGGGCCTACGGCAACGAGATTTACCTAGAGAAAAAAACCGGCAAAACCACTGGCTGGATAGGCTACACCCTAGCCTGGAGCTGGCGCAACTTCCAGCCCCAGCGCGGCACCACGGGCATCAACAATGGCGAGGACTTCCACCCCAGCTACGACCGCCGCCACAACCTGACCGTGGTGGTGCTGCACCAGCTCAACCCGCGCATCAACCTCACGGCCAGCTTCGTGTACACCTCCGGCAACCTGACCACGCTGCCGCTGGGCCGCTTTGGCGTGCAAGACATTCCGGGCTCCAGCGTGGGCATCGACCCGCGCCCGGTGCCCATTTACCCCAATCGCAACACCTACCAGCTCATCCCCTACCACCGCCTCGACCTCGGCATGGTGTACAAAATCGGCGCTCGCCTGAACCAGGACCTCACCCTGAGCATCTACAATGCCTACAACCGGCGCAACGCCTACTTCGTGTTCTTCGAAACCGTGCGGGATAAGGCCAGCGGCCGCACCACGGGCTTCGCGGCCAAGCAGGTGTCGCTGTTTCCCGTCATCCCGTCGCTGACCTACAATTTTCGGTTTTAG
- a CDS encoding DUF4249 domain-containing protein, translating into MKLAHKLTALTLPLLALAGCGKLQNDIDVPLPTYASELVVECYLEPGKVPSLAVTTSVPYLSSVIPQVPSDVTVTLTMPNGTLVPLAFSPNYKALTDTTGEKFHSHIGRDPLVASPGDVFKLDVRDTKGRHATSSTTYLAPIPIDSVEYKFNDKSGSERKAYFLTNFRDPAAPGDYYRLQLHKGDPIPKNLRKSPETDISLEDRLLNGQEFTVGTSYRFNANDTVTATLYHTEYAMFRFRQSVRDARNANGNPFAQPSAIYGNVQGGVGIFAVLSGTRLTKVIR; encoded by the coding sequence ATGAAACTCGCTCACAAGCTGACGGCTTTGACCCTGCCCCTACTGGCCCTGGCCGGCTGCGGCAAGCTCCAGAACGACATCGACGTGCCGCTGCCCACCTACGCCTCGGAGCTGGTAGTGGAGTGCTACCTCGAGCCCGGCAAAGTGCCCAGCCTGGCCGTCACCACGTCGGTACCGTACCTGAGCTCGGTCATTCCGCAGGTGCCCTCCGACGTCACCGTGACCCTGACCATGCCCAACGGCACGCTGGTGCCGCTGGCCTTCTCCCCCAACTACAAGGCTCTGACCGACACCACGGGCGAGAAGTTTCACTCCCATATCGGGCGCGACCCGCTGGTGGCGAGCCCGGGCGACGTGTTCAAGCTCGACGTGCGCGATACCAAGGGCCGCCACGCCACCAGCTCCACCACCTACCTGGCCCCCATTCCCATCGACTCGGTGGAGTACAAGTTCAACGACAAATCGGGTTCGGAGCGCAAGGCCTACTTTCTCACCAACTTCCGCGACCCGGCCGCGCCCGGCGACTACTACCGCCTGCAGCTGCACAAGGGCGACCCCATTCCCAAAAACCTGCGCAAGAGCCCGGAAACCGACATTTCGCTCGAAGACCGGCTGCTGAATGGCCAGGAATTTACGGTGGGCACCAGTTACCGCTTCAACGCTAACGACACCGTGACGGCCACGCTCTACCACACCGAGTACGCCATGTTCCGCTTCCGCCAGTCGGTGCGCGACGCCCGCAATGCCAACGGCAACCCCTTCGCGCAACCTTCAGCCATTTATGGCAACGTGCAAGGTGGCGTGGGCATTTTTGCCGTGTTGAGCGGCACCCGCCTGACCAAGGTGATACGCTAA